In the genome of Leeuwenhoekiella sp. MAR_2009_132, one region contains:
- the nusG gene encoding transcription termination/antitermination protein NusG: MAIANNTKDKDWYVVRAVSGQENKVKGYIEQEISRFNLEDYIEQVLVPTEKVIQIRNGKKINKERVYFPGYIMIHANLGGEVTHMIKSINGVIGFLGETKGGDPVPLRISEVNRMLGKVDELSVKSDSVAIPFVIGETVKVIDGPFNGFNGTVEKVNEEKRKLEVMVKIFGRKTPLELSYMQVEKV, translated from the coding sequence ATGGCTATAGCAAACAATACCAAAGATAAAGACTGGTACGTGGTAAGGGCCGTAAGTGGTCAAGAAAATAAAGTAAAGGGTTATATAGAACAGGAAATTTCTAGATTCAACCTTGAAGATTACATTGAGCAAGTACTCGTTCCTACAGAGAAAGTAATTCAAATTCGTAACGGAAAGAAAATTAATAAGGAGCGTGTTTATTTTCCTGGTTACATAATGATTCACGCAAATCTTGGTGGTGAGGTGACTCACATGATAAAATCTATAAATGGAGTTATCGGCTTTCTGGGTGAGACTAAAGGAGGAGATCCTGTGCCACTTAGAATTTCTGAGGTTAATAGAATGCTAGGTAAAGTAGATGAGTTATCTGTTAAATCTGACAGTGTAGCTATTCCTTTTGTAATAGGAGAAACGGTAAAAGTAATTGATGGTCCTTTTAATGGCTTCAATGGTACTGTTGAGAAAGTGAATGAAGAAAAACGTAAGCTTGAAGTTATGGTTAAGATTTTCGGAAGAAAAACACCATTAGAATTGAGTTACATGCAAGTTGAGAAAGTATAA
- the rplK gene encoding 50S ribosomal protein L11, which translates to MAKEISKVVKLQVKGGAANPSPPVGPALGAAGVNIMEFCKQFNARTQDKAGKILPVAITVYGDKSFDFVVKTPPAAIQLMEAAKIKGGSGEPNRKKVASVTWDQIKAISEDKMPDLNAFTIESAMKMVAGTARSMGITVKGQAPF; encoded by the coding sequence ATGGCAAAAGAAATAAGTAAGGTTGTTAAGTTGCAAGTTAAGGGAGGTGCTGCAAACCCTTCCCCACCTGTTGGACCAGCTTTAGGTGCTGCCGGAGTTAACATCATGGAGTTCTGTAAGCAGTTTAATGCTAGAACACAAGATAAGGCCGGTAAAATATTGCCTGTAGCTATCACTGTTTACGGTGATAAGTCTTTTGACTTTGTGGTAAAAACACCACCAGCTGCCATCCAATTAATGGAAGCAGCTAAGATCAAAGGAGGTTCTGGTGAGCCTAACCGTAAAAAAGTTGCTAGCGTAACATGGGATCAAATTAAAGCTATCTCAGAAGACAAGATGCCAGACTTAAACGCTTTTACAATTGAAAGCGCAATGAAGATGGTTGCAGGTACTGCAAGGTCTATGGGAATAACTGTAAAAGGACAAGCTCCTTTTTAA
- the secE gene encoding preprotein translocase subunit SecE, which yields MAGLINYIQESYNELKNHVTWTPLSEAQRLTVVVAVFTIVFSLAIWGVDTVFSRAIKAYFNLVGA from the coding sequence ATGGCTGGATTAATTAATTACATTCAAGAGTCTTATAACGAATTGAAAAATCACGTAACCTGGACTCCACTTTCTGAGGCACAACGTTTAACTGTTGTGGTTGCTGTTTTTACAATAGTTTTTTCGTTAGCGATTTGGGGTGTTGATACTGTTTTTAGTAGAGCTATCAAGGCATATTTTAATCTGGTAGGAGCTTAA
- the rplL gene encoding 50S ribosomal protein L7/L12, which translates to MADLKDFAEQLVNLTVKEVNELATILKDEYGIEPAAAAVSMAGPAGGGEDAAEEQTEFNVILKAAGGSKLAVVKLVKELTGAGLKEAKELVDNAPSPIKEGIAKDEAEAIKAQLEEAGAEVELK; encoded by the coding sequence ATGGCAGATTTAAAAGATTTCGCAGAACAACTAGTTAACTTAACTGTAAAAGAAGTAAATGAGTTAGCTACTATTTTAAAAGACGAGTATGGTATCGAGCCTGCAGCAGCTGCTGTATCTATGGCTGGTCCTGCTGGTGGTGGTGAGGATGCCGCTGAAGAGCAAACAGAATTTAATGTAATTCTTAAGGCAGCTGGTGGTTCTAAACTTGCAGTAGTAAAATTAGTTAAAGAATTAACTGGTGCTGGTCTTAAAGAAGCAAAAGAATTAGTTGACAATGCTCCTAGTCCAATAAAAGAAGGTATCGCTAAAGATGAAGCTGAAGCTATTAAAGCTCAGTTAGAAGAAGCTGGTGCTGAAGTTGAGCTTAAGTAA
- the rplA gene encoding 50S ribosomal protein L1 — protein sequence MAKVTKKQKEARAKVDSSSTYTLAEASALIKEVSKVNFDPSVDLAVRLNVDPRKANQMVRGVVTLPHGTGKDVKVLALVTPDKEAEAKEAGADFVGLDEYLEKIKNGWTDVDVIITMPSVMGKLGPLGRVLGPRGLMPNPKTGTVTMDVAKAVSDVKAGKIDFKVDKTGIVHAAIGKASFDAEKIADNARELITTLVKLKPTAAKGVYIKSIFMSSTMSPSVQVDSKRFAEQ from the coding sequence ATGGCAAAAGTAACAAAAAAGCAAAAAGAGGCTCGCGCTAAAGTAGACAGTAGTTCTACTTATACATTAGCCGAAGCATCTGCTTTAATAAAAGAAGTAAGCAAAGTTAATTTTGATCCTTCTGTTGATTTGGCTGTACGTCTTAACGTAGATCCACGTAAAGCGAACCAAATGGTTCGTGGTGTGGTAACGCTTCCTCATGGAACTGGTAAAGATGTTAAGGTTCTTGCTCTGGTAACTCCAGATAAAGAAGCAGAAGCTAAAGAAGCTGGAGCTGACTTTGTAGGTCTTGATGAATATCTTGAGAAAATTAAAAACGGTTGGACAGATGTTGATGTTATCATCACTATGCCAAGTGTTATGGGTAAATTAGGTCCATTAGGACGTGTATTAGGTCCTCGTGGTTTAATGCCTAACCCAAAAACTGGTACTGTAACTATGGATGTAGCAAAAGCTGTATCTGATGTGAAAGCTGGTAAAATAGATTTTAAGGTTGATAAGACTGGTATTGTACATGCTGCTATAGGTAAGGCATCTTTTGATGCTGAAAAAATAGCTGATAATGCAAGAGAATTGATAACCACATTAGTAAAATTGAAACCTACTGCAGCAAAAGGTGTTTATATAAAAAGCATCTTTATGTCTAGTACTATGAGTCCTAGCGTTCAAGTAGATTCAAAACGTTTTGCTGAGCAGTAA
- the rplJ gene encoding 50S ribosomal protein L10: MTREEKSQVIEDLTAQLADSAHIYLADISGLNAESTSRLRRACFKANVKLAVVKNTLLAKAMESSDKDFGELPSILKGNTSIMLAETGNAPAKVIKEFRKKSKKPLLKGAFIEEAIYIGDDQLDALVDIKSKEELVGEIIGLLQSPAKNVIGALKSGGQTIAGLLKTLSEKEG; this comes from the coding sequence ATGACAAGAGAAGAAAAATCACAAGTAATAGAAGATTTGACTGCGCAGTTAGCTGATAGTGCTCATATATATTTAGCAGATATTTCTGGCTTAAATGCAGAAAGTACTTCTAGATTAAGAAGAGCTTGCTTTAAAGCAAACGTTAAGCTAGCCGTGGTTAAAAATACATTGCTTGCAAAGGCAATGGAAAGTTCAGATAAAGATTTTGGTGAATTACCTTCTATCTTAAAAGGTAATACATCTATAATGCTTGCTGAAACAGGAAATGCACCAGCAAAGGTAATCAAAGAATTTCGTAAGAAATCTAAAAAACCTTTACTTAAAGGAGCATTTATAGAAGAAGCGATTTACATAGGTGATGATCAATTAGATGCTCTAGTTGATATTAAATCTAAGGAAGAGCTTGTAGGAGAGATTATAGGTCTTCTTCAATCACCTGCTAAGAATGTAATTGGCGCTCTTAAGTCAGGAGGTCAAACAATCGCAGGTCTTCTTAAGACTCTTTCTGAGAAGGAAGGTTAA